The Pseudomonas sp. S06B 330 genome contains the following window.
ATGAACACCCTATGGCGCTTTTTGCTCATCCTGTCGCTTACGACCTTGCCCCTGCCGTACGTTGGCGCGGAAAACATGAAGTTTACCGGCAACCTGCTGGCGCCGCCCGGCTGCACCGTCAGCGACAAGGGCGGGCGTATCGAGGTGCGCTTCGAGCGCAATATCGCGGTCAACCGCATCGATGGTGAACGCTACCGCCAGGCGATTCCCTATCAGATCGAATGCCCGGGGGCGGCCGGCGCCGGCATCACCTGGCACATGCGCCTGACCCTCAAGGGGGATGACGTCCACTTCGACCCTGCCGCGCTCAAGACCTCGGTGAACGACCTGGGTATCAGGGTACTGCTGGGTGGTACCGCACTGATTCCTAATGAACCCCGGGAAGTCGATGTTTACGCATCGACACCGCCCGTGCTGGAAGCTGTACCGGTCAAGTTTACCGGCGCGGAGTTGCCCAGCACCGACTTTACCGCTTCGGCGCTATTGATGGCCGAGCTTTATTAGGAGGATCTATGGGCAAGTGGACCATGACCCTGAGTGCCTGGGTTACCGCCAGCCTCTGGTTGCCTGCGGTGCAGGCAGAAGACAACTTGTACTTCTCCGGCACCCTGGTGAATGAACCTTGTGTACTGGTAGCGGAAGACGAACTGTTCAACCTGAACTTCAAGACCGTGATCAACAAGGACCTTTACCTCAACGGCAGAACGCTGGGACGCCCCATCGACCTGCGCCTGACAAACTGCGATCTGGACGTTGGCAAGCGCATGGTCAGCATCACCCTCAGCGCCGATGGCAACGAAAGCATCGAGCCACCGGGCCTGCTGGTACTTGAGAGCGCCACTGTCCAAGGCCTGATGGTGGGGCTGGAGACCACGGCCGGCACTGCCATGCCCTTGAACAAGACCCACCGCATGGGAGAACTCTCCAGTGGCGACAACGTGGTCAGCTTCAAGGCT
Protein-coding sequences here:
- a CDS encoding fimbrial protein — its product is MGKWTMTLSAWVTASLWLPAVQAEDNLYFSGTLVNEPCVLVAEDELFNLNFKTVINKDLYLNGRTLGRPIDLRLTNCDLDVGKRMVSITLSADGNESIEPPGLLVLESATVQGLMVGLETTAGTAMPLNKTHRMGELSSGDNVVSFKAYLQGEPEVLANRTLGLGDFKGSLTFALSYE
- a CDS encoding fimbrial protein, with protein sequence MNTLWRFLLILSLTTLPLPYVGAENMKFTGNLLAPPGCTVSDKGGRIEVRFERNIAVNRIDGERYRQAIPYQIECPGAAGAGITWHMRLTLKGDDVHFDPAALKTSVNDLGIRVLLGGTALIPNEPREVDVYASTPPVLEAVPVKFTGAELPSTDFTASALLMAELY